CCCTCGGCCATGACCGGCCTGATCGACCGCATGGCGCGAGCCGAGCTGGTCGAGCGTCGCGCCGATCCGAAGGACGGACGGGCGATGCGCCTGCACCTCACCGACAAGGGCCGTGTCGCGCGCGACACGGCCAAGGCTGGCCTGCGCGGCGTCAACGCCCAACTGACCGAAGGCTTCACGGACGAGGAAATCAGCGTGGTCTCGCGCTGGCTGACTAGTCTGCAAACCAAGTTCCCCAAGGGAGACCCGCAATGACCGAGCATGTGAAGGTGCAGATCGACGCCGGCGTGATGACCCTCACCCTGGCGCGCCCGGAGAAGAAGAACGCCCTGTCCAACGCCATGTACGGCGTGCTGGCCGACAGCCTGGAGGCGGCCGAACAGGATCCGGCCATCCGCGTCGTGGTCTTCCAGGGCGACGGCGACAGCTTCACCGCCGGCAACGACCTGCAGGACTTCACCGCCCAGGCCACCGGCGCCTTCAGCGGCGAGCGTCACGTGACCCGGTTCCTCAAGGCTCTGGCCCACGCGACCCGCCCGCTGGTCGCGGCAGTGCAGGGCCAGGCGGTCGGCGTGGGGACGACCATGCTGCTCCATTGCGACCTGGTGTTCGTGACGCCTGACGCGCGCTTGACCACCCCGTTCGTGAACCTGGCCCTGGTGCCGGAGGCCGCCTCCAGCTGGCTCCTGCCCGCCCGCATCGGCCACGCCCGCGCCTACGCCATGTTCGCCCTGGGCGAGGCGGTGGACGGCGCCACGGCCGTGGCCTGGGGTCTGGCCAACGGCTTGGCGGACGGCGAGGCGCTGAGGGCCCGCGCCCGGGCCGCCGCCGACCAACTGGCCAAGCGTCCGCTGGGCGCCCTGACGGTGACCAAGCGGCTGATGCGCGACGCTGAGAAAATCGCCGCCCTCATGGACACAGAAGGCGCGGAGTTCGCCGCGCGTCTGCAGACCGCCGAGGCGCGCGAAGCCTTCATGGCTTTCGCCGAGCGCCGTGCGCCCGACTTCAGCAAGGTCGGCTAGGTCGCTCTGACCTCAGCCCCGCGTGATGTCTTTGCGGATTTGCGCGATCCAGATGTAGCGTAGCCGACAGAACAGAACATCGGGAGGAAGCGGACATGAGCGGACGGATCACATCGCCCTTTGGGGCCAAGTCGACGGCGCGCGAGGTTGTCGCCGGTCACGACCTTTCCGGCCGCGTGGCCATCGTCACCGGCGCCGCCACTGGAATCGGGGTGGAGACCGTCCGGGCGCTGGCCCTGGCCGGCGCGGAAGTGATCATCGCCGCCCGCAAGCCCGAGCTCGGCGAAGAGGTGGCCAACGCCATCAATGAAGAGGCCGGCTCCAAGCGGGTCAGTTTCGGCATGCTGGACCTGTCCAGCCTGGAGGCCATCCGCCACTTCGCCAACGTCTGGGGCGACCGGCGGATCGACATCCTGATCAACAACGCCGCTGTCATGGCCAGTCCGCTGATGCGCACCGCCGACGGCTTCGAGATGCAGTTTGGCACCAATCACCTGGGCCACTTCCTGCTGTCGGTGCTGCTGGCCCCGAACCTGATCGCGGGCGCCAAGGCCAGCGGCAAGCCGTCTCGCCTGGTGTCGCTCTCGTCGATCGGCCATCGACGCTCGGGGATCCATTTCGACGATCCCAACTACAACACCCGCCCCTACGAAAAGTGGGAGGCCTATGGGCAGGCCAAGACCGCCAACAGCCTGTTCGCGGTGGGCTTCGACAAGCGCTTCAAGGACCAGGGCGTCCACGCCAACGCGGTCATGCCGGGCGGCATCCTGACGCCGCTGCAGCGCCACCTGCCGATCGAGGAGCAACGCGCTCTGGGCTGGCTGGACGAGAACGACCAGCCGCGCGAGGGCTTCAAGACGACCGAGCAGGGCGCAGCCACCAGCGTCTGGGCGGCGGTGGGCGCCGAGCTGGAGGGCGTCGGCGGGCTCTATCTGGAAGACTGCAACCAGGCGCTGCCCTGGAGCAAGGAGAGTCCCTGGACCGGCGTCATGCCGCACGCCCTGGACCCGGCCGCCGCTGATCGGCTCTGGGACCTGTCGGTGGAGATCGTCGGGGCCGGCGCCTGATGGATCGCAACGCCGTGCTGCGTCTTGCGGGCCTGGCGGCGATCGTTGGTGGGCTGATCGATCTTTTCGGTCCGCTGGTCTATCCGCATATGGCTCAACAACCCAAGCTGATCACCTATGTCCTTATCGACGTGCTTCTGCTGCTGGGACTGTTCGGCCTGCTGTCGGCGACTTGGCGGTCTACCGGCTGGCTAGGCTTGGCCGGCTTCGTCGTCGCGGTAACCGGCGTGCTTCTGGTGCGCTCCTCGGCGACCAATGTGCTGGGTCCGTCGACGGACGCGATCGCAGCGGCCGTTTGGGCTATAGGTATGGCGATCATTGGCGTGGCTCAGTTACGCCCCCGAACCCCGTTTCGGTTGGCCGGCTGCCTTTGGATGCTGACGGTTATTATCCCGCTCGTCGCAATGCTGTTCCAGGATCACCGCGCGTCCCGAAGCGCCACCGCACACGCCCTATTCGCACTGGGCTTTATGGTTGCGGGCGCGCAACTGGTCCGCCGTCCTCAATCCATTTCTGGAGACCCCGCGTGAGCCTCAAGAACAAGACCCTGTTCGTCACCGGCGCCTCGCGCGGCATCGGTCTGGCCATCGCCGTCCGGGCGGCCCGCGACGGCGCCAATGTGGTGATCGCGGCCAAGACCGCCGAGGCCCATCCCAAGCTGCCGGGCACCATCTACACCGCCGCCAAGGAAATCGAGGACGCCGGCGGCAAGGCCCTGCCGCTGGTCGTCGACGTGCGCGAGGAGGCCAGCGTCCAGGAAGCGGTCGACAAGGCCGTGGCCCAGTTCGGCGGCATCGACATCTGCGTCAACAACGCCTCGGCCATCTCGCTGACGCCGACCCTGATGACCGACATGAAGCGCTATGACCTGATGCACCAGATCAATACGCGCGGCACGTTCGTGACCTCCAAGGCCTGCATCCCGCACCTGAAGAACGCCGAGAATCCGCACGTGCTGATGCTGTCGCCGCCGCTGGACATGTCGCCGCGCTGGTTCGGCTCGCATGTGGCCTACACCATGGCCAAGTTCGGCATGTCGATGTGCGTGCTGGGCATGGCCGAGGAGTTCAAGCCCGACGGCATCGCCTTCAACGCCCTATGGCCCCGCACCGGCATCGCCACGGCCGCCATCCAGTTCGCCCTGACCGGCGAGGAGGGCCTGCGCCACTGCCGCACGCCCGAGATCATGGCCGACGCGGCCTATGCGATCTTCAACAAGCCCTCGCGCGACTTCAGCGGCAACTTCCTGATCGACGACACCTTCCTGTACGGCGAGGGCGTCCGCGACTTCGATCCCTACAAGGTCGACCCGACCGCCAGCCTGATGCCGGACTTCTTCGTGCCCGAGAGCAGCCAGCCGCCGCCCGGGGTGAAGATCGGTTGATTGAGACCCTCTCCCAGAGGGAGAGAAGGGACCCGCCGCGAAGCGGTGGGAGGTGAGGGGTTTCGCCGGCCGACGTCTTACTCCCTCTCCCTCCCACGCTTTCAGCGCGGGCCCCGCCCTCTTCCCTTGGGAGAAGGTTTCTGTTTACGCGCGGCGACGGCCAGCGACTTTCGCGCCCAGTCCAGCAGAATATCCTGGTCGTCCAAAGCCTCGGTGGGCGCAGTCCAGTAGGCCATCGTCTTGCCGTCCTCGAACGGGGCGAAGGCCTGTGCGCCGGCGGCCTCGAATTCGAGCTTCAGGGCATCGTCGCCCTTGAGGTAGAGGACGTCGTCGTCGATGAGCGCGAAGAACAGCCCATTCGCATAGACGCCGACTCCCCCGAACATGCGCCGGGCGCTGACCTGTCCCAGCGGGGCCAGCAGCTCCAGAACGAAGTCCTTGTAGTCGTCGGATACCGCCATGACCGTCACCGTCCGCCCCGCCACGCCCGCCGATGCGAGCCTGATCCACCAGTTCATCCTCGATCTGGCCGAGTATGAGAAGCTGCTCGACACGGTCCAGGCGACGGAGGCCGACACGGCGGCGGCCCTGTTCGGCGACAAGGCTCGCGCCTTCGCCGACATCGCCGAGATCGACGGCCAGCCGGTGGGCTTCGCGCTGTGGTTCTACAACTACTCGACCTTCGTCGGGCGACACGGGATCTATCTGGAGGACCTGTTCGTGCGCCCATCGGCGCGGGGGGCGGGGGCGGGCAAGGCGCTGCTGGCCAACCTCGCCAAGCGTTGCGTCGACGAGGGCCTCGGGCGGCTGGAGTGGTCGGTGCTCGACTGGAACGCCCCGTCGATCGCCTTCTATGACAGCCTCGGCGCCGCGGCGATGGACGAATGGATCATCCGCCGCCTGACGGGCGAGGCGCTACGCAAACTGGCGGGCGCGTAGGCCGCCCCTACCCCGCCAGGGTCTCCAGGAACCGCACCGGCTCGCCCTTGCCCTCGGCGATGATCTCGTCGTCGCGCATCACCACGATCCCGCGCACGATGGTCGCCACGGGCCAGGCCTTGGCTTCGAAGCCGTCGAACGGGGTCCAGCCCGAGCGGGTGGCCATCCAGTCGTGGGTGATGACCCGGCGGGCCTTCATGTCGACGATGGTGAAGTCGGCGTCGAAGCCCTCGGCGATGCGACCCTTGTCGGCCAGGCCGAAGATGCGGTTCACGCCGTGGCTGGTGAGATCGACAAAGCGCTCCAGGGAGAGCTTACCGTCAACCACGTGGGTCAGCATGATCGGGACCAGGGTCTGCACCCCCGGCATGCCCGACGGCGAGGCCGGATAGGGTCGCGCCTTTTCCTCGCGGGTGTGCGGGGCGTGGTCGCTGCCCAGGACGTCGGCCACGCCGGTGTCGATCCCGCGCCAGATCCCGGCCACGTGGTCGGCCTCGCGGATCGGCGGGTTCATCTGGGCGAAGCCCTTCAGGCGCTCATAGGCCTCGGGCGCGACCAGGGTCAGGTGCTGGGGCGTGACCTCAACGCTGGCGACGTCCTTGTTCTGGGCCAGGAAGTCGATCTCTTCCTTGGTGGTCACGTGCAGCACGTGGATGCGCTTGCCCAGCGACTTGGCGATGCGGACCAGGCGGTGGGTCGACTGCAGGGCGGCCTGGGCGTCGCGCACCTCCGGGTGGCTCGTCCAGTCGCCGGGACGGGCCAGGCTGCGACGCTCGGCCAGGCGATATTCATCCTCGGAGTGGAAGGCCGCGCGGCGATTGACGTGGCGCAGCACGTTCTCCACGCCCTCGTCGTCTTGCACCAGCAGCGACCCGGTCGAGGCGCCCATGAACACCTTGATGCCGCAGCAGCCCGGCAGGCGCTCCAGCTCGCCCAGGAAAGTGGCGTTCTCATGGGTGCCGCCGACATAGAAGGCGTGGTCGGTGTGCATCCGCCCTTTGGCGCGCGAGAGCTTGTCGGCCAGGGCGTCGGCGTCCGTAGTGGTCGGCTCGGTGTTGGGCATCTCGAAGACGGCGGTGACGCCGCCCAGGGCCGCGCCGCGCGAACCGCTTTCCAGGTCTTCCTTCCACTCCAGGCCCGGCTCTCGAAAGTGGACCTGACTGTCGATGACGCCCGGCAGGACCGTCAGGCCCGTGGCGTCGAACACCTCGCCGGCGCTGGCCTGGGACAGGTCGCCGATCGCGACGATCTTGCCGCCGCGCACGCCGATGTCGGTAAAGCCTCGCCCGGCGTGGTTCACCACCTCGCCGCCACGCACGATCAGGTCGAAGGTCTGGGTCATGGGACGGCTCCGGAGGGTTTCCGGCGATCTAGGACGATCGCTGACCACAGGCAACCGTTTGGTCCCGCCCTCAGGGCTTTTGCGGCGCCGGCTTGCTGAGGTCGAACGCGACGCGGAACAAACGGTTAGGCCGCGAAAGCTCATAGGTGAACTGGCTGTCGGTGAGCCCCAGCGTCCAGACATTGGTGTTCGAAACCGTCCGGTTCAGCCGGGTGAACAGGGCCTTGGACTCTTCATCGACCGGGAAGCGCTGGGCCTGGGCGGTTCCAGGCTCCAGCGTGTCGCCGCCATAGCGCGACAGCTCATCCTCGACGCCGTCGGTGTGGCGATGATCGTGCTTGAGGCGCAGTCGGCCGTCGTCGAGCCGCGTGATGATCCAGGTGCGCGAGCGATCCTCGCCTACGCGGAACGGAATGCGGATCTGCCGAGCGTCGCAGTGGGCGACGGTCATGACCAGCTCGGCCTTGCGGAACGTCTCGTCGGCCGCGTCGCCGGCCACGACCCGGCCTGCGAAGGTCTTGCCGCACAGCGCGCTCAGGCGATCGAAGAACTGCTCGCCCGGGCTTCCGGCCAAGACCGCAGTCGGCGCCAGGGCCAGAGCCGCGCAGAGGGCGATCAAGGATTTCATCGAAGTCTCCTGGTCCGCGCTCTGTTCGGTTCAGTCGCGATCGGGCTGGGCGGCGTCTTCGAGCTGGCTTTCCGCATCGCCTTCACCGGCCGGGGCGGAAGCCGCGTCAACGGGCGCGTCCTCGACAGGAGCTGCGGCGTCCTCGACCTCCGGATCCGGCGCGGCGCCAGGTCCCTCGACTGCGGCGTCGCTCGCATCGGATGCGACAGGCGCCGCAGGAACGGTCCCGCCGACCTTCGCCAGCAGCGCCTTGGCCGCCTTGAAGACCGTCGCCACCGGCAGGTCGCTCATGTGGCGGATGGCCTGGGACAGCTCCGGATCGATGGCCAGGAACTGTTCGAACGTCCGTGGGCCGCGCACCGCCACGGCGTGCTCGCCCCACGGCGCGTAGCGGCGCTCGTCGGAGGGGCCGAACAGGCCGATGGTCGGCGTTCCGGCGGCGGCGGCGATGTGCATCAGGCCCGAATCGTTGCCGATGAACAGGCTGGCGCGCTTCAGGCACGCATAGGCGGTCAGCAGGTCGACCTTGCCGGTGAGGTCGATGGTGCGGCCACGCGCCGAGGCCATGCGCAACTCCTCGACCATGCGGGTGTCGTCCGGACCGCCCAGGATCAGCAGCCGGCCGCCGGCCATCGGGCCGTCCTTGTCGAGCAGCTGCGCGGCGGTCTGGGTGAAGCGCTCGATCGGCCAGACCTTACCCACCCAGTTGGCCGCCGGGCCCACGGCCAGGATCGGTCCGGTTTCGCCGCCCGTGTTCAGGCCCAGCATTTCGTCCGCCAGGGCCTGAACCTCGGGCGTGATGTAGAGATAGGGCGGCGGCGGGTCGCCCTCGAGCTTCAGCGTCCGGGCCGCGTCCACCACCTTGTGGACGACCTCGCCCGGGATCTTCTTCCAGATGGCGCGCTTGTCACGCCGCAGGAACAGCGCCGTGGCCGAGCCTCGCAGATCGACAATCAGGCTCCACTTCTTGTGGCGCACCTGGTTCCAGAGCTTGAACCAGTGGCCCTTGCCCTTGCCCTTCTCCATCACGATCACCCGGTCGAGACCGGGGACGTGCGCGAAGAGCGGCGCGGCGAGAGGGCCGGCGACGATGGTGAAGCGCGCGTTGGGGATCTGGTCGGCCAGCATCTTGATCAGGCCAGACGACAGCACCGCGTCACCGATACGCGTCGCCGTGATGAAAAGGATCGGGAAGGCCCGCTGTGTCATCGGTCCACCTATAGGCCGGTCGGTGAGTCGGCGCACCCCACGTTAACACTTGAGTTACCTCAAGGACTGGCGCTGCCCGCGACACGGCGCCACATGTGCCCTCATGACCGCACCTTTGCTCGCCCGTCTCGCCTCCCGCGCCGTCATCGCCGTCTCCGGTCAGGATTGGCGGAGCTTCCTTCAGGGCCTGCTGACCCAGGATGTCGAAACCCTGGCCGCCGGCGAGCTGCGCTTTGGCGGTCTGCTGACCCCGCAGGGCAAGCTGCTCTACGACCTGTTCGTGGTGGGGACTGAGGACGGCGCCCTGCTGGACGTGGCGACGGCGCACCGCGACGCCATCCTGGCTCGCCTGACGATGTACCGCCTGCGGGCCAAGGCGGACCTCGCCGCCAGCGACCGCTCGGTGATCGCGGTGTTCGGGGGCGACATTTCCGGCGCGGGCCTTTTCGCTGATCCCCGCCTGCCCGCCCTGGGCGCCCGCGCCTATGACGACCGCCAGACCAACGCCGACGAGGACGCCTATGAGGCCCACCGCCTGGCGCTGGGCGTCCCCGGCCCCGCCGACTGGGGCAGCGAGACCACCTATCCGATCGAGGCCAATTTCGACCTGCTGGCGGGGATCGATTTCAAGAAGGGCTGCTTCGTCGGCCAGGAGACCACCAGCCGCATGAAGCGGCGCGGGACGATCAAGAACCGCATGCTGCCGATCGTCTTCGATGGCCCGCCGCCGCCCTTCGGCGCCGAGGTCCTGGCCGGCGAGCTGCGCGCCGGCGAGGTGCTAAGCGGTCGGGACGGCCGGGCCATGGCCCTTCTGCGTCTGGACCGGATCGACGGCGCCGCGCTGAGCGTCGACGGGCGGCCGGTGCGCGTCGACCGTCCAGAGTGGATGGCCTGAGACCGCCGGTTGCGAGCGTCCCCAATTCGGGGCAGAGAACGCAAAACTGCGGTCGCTGAACCCAGTGACCGGTGTCGCTTAGGGGCATGGGAAACATGAATCGTCGCAAAATTCTGGTTGCGGGCGCGCTGCTGGCTATGGCCGCCGCGGGCGGACCCGCTCTGGCCGCCAGCGCTGAGCGCTTCACCGTCAAGGTGCGCGGCAAGGGTCCCGACGTCATCCTGATCCCGGGCCTGTCGTCGTCACCGGACATCTGGGAGTCGACCGCCCAGGCGCTGGAAGGCCGTTATCGCGTTCACCTCGTTCACGTCGCCGGGTTTGCGGGCGCGCCCACGGCCGGCAACGCCGAGGGTAAGGTCGCCGCGGGCGTGGCCGAAGGTCTCGCGAGCTATATCCAGGCTCAGGGTCTGAAGTCGCCCGCCGTGATGGGCCACTCGATGGGCGGTACGATCGCCATGATACTGGCGGCGCGTCACCCCGACCTGGTGGGCAAGCTGATGGTCGTCGACATGTTCCCGAACCTGGCGGTCGCCTATTTCGGCCCTGGTCAATCGCCGGAGGCCGTCGCACAGCGCGCGGCCGGCTTCCGCGCTCAGATCACCGACGCCCCCGCCGACGCTTTCAAGGCCATGCAGGAGCATTTGATTACGGGCATGGTCCGCACTGAGTCCGCCCGCGCCGCCATCGTCAAGCACTCGCTCGACAGCGACCGGCAGGTTTCCGGCCGCGCCATGGAAGAGCTGCTGACCACCGACCTGACGCCCGAGCTGGCCAAGATCACCGCGCCGACCACCGTGGTCTGGGCCTGGAACAGCAACATGCCTGTCCCGGCCGCGACGTTCGGCGGCTGGTATCAGGCCGCCTATGGGCCGCTAAAGGGCGTCAAGGTGGTGCGCATCGACGATAGCGCCCACTTCATCATGATCGATCAACCGGCCAAGTTCATGGCCGAGGTCGAGACCTTCCTGGCCGGTTGATCTGGCGTCGACCTTATCGGCAGCGACCGTAGCGGTCCGGGGACGCCCCCGGGCCGCCGCGCCAGCCGGGCGGGTTCTCCCAGTTCGTACCAGGACCGCCGCGCGGACCCGGCGGGTTGCGGTCGTTGTCGAACCAGCACTTGCCCGCCTGGTTCCACCAGCCAAAGCTGGGGTGATAGTAGCCGTAGGCGCGGTTGTAGTAGTAGCCGTCGCGGTAGCGGAACTCGATCCGCTGACCGTTCCAGCGATAGTAGCGTCGGTCGGGCGAGGCCCCGGGGCCGCCTCGCCAGCCCGGCGGATTTTCCCAATTGGTCCCCGGTCCACCGCGCGGCCCCGGCGGGTTATGATCGCGGTCCCTGTGCTGGGCCAGGGCCGGCGTCGTCGCCACGGCGGTCGTCGCCAAGGCCATCAGGGCGAAGGTCTTCAGGCGCTTCATCGGCGCACCTTTCGTGTGTCTAGGTCCCTCGCGAGGCTCAACGCGCAAGATCCGGAAATCCGTCGCCCTACGCTTCATGTTCCTGAAAAGTTCTAGTCAGCCGGCAAAGTTTCTGCCAGCTTCGCCGCATGACTGAGATCGCCCGCTGCACCTGGAAAGGCATGAACGGAGACCCGTTCTACGAGGCCTATCACGATGACGAATGGGGCGTGCCCGAGTGGGACAGCCGCGCCCTGTGGGAGAAGCTCGTCTTGGACGGTTTCCAGGCGGGGCTGTCCTGGATCACCATCCTGCGCAAGCGTGAGGCCTTTCGCGCCGCCTTCGCCAATTTCGACCCGGAAAAGGTCGCGCGCTTTGACGAGACAGATCGCGCCCGACTGATGGCCGACGCCGGCATCATCCGCTCGAACGGCAAGATCGACGCGACGATTCAGGGCGCGCGCCTCTATCTCGACATGCGCGAGCGGGGCGAGGATTTCAGCCAGTTCCTATGGGACATGGTCGGCGGCGCGCCGATCCAGAATCAGTGGGAGGCGGGCCAGGTGCCGGCCCAGACCCCCTTGGCCGTCGAGATGTCCAAGGCGCTGAAGGCCAAGGGCTTCAAGTTCTGCGGGCCGGTGATCGTCTATGCCTTCATGCAGGCGACCGGGCTGGTCAACGACCACCTGGTGACCTGCTTCCGACATGAGGAGTGCAAGGCGCTGGGCCACCGTCACTGAGCGGCGGCGGCCGTCTCGCCCTGAACATAGGCGGCCGATAGCTGCTTGTAGGCCTTGGAGCCGAAGGCCAGCAGGGTGACGATGACCCCTACGATCCCGGCCACCGTAAACACCAGCGCCATGCCGCGATCCGGTCCCCGACCGAACCAGTCGCCGATAGCGCCGGCGCCGGCGCCATGGGTCATGAACGGGATGAAGATGAACTGGGTCAGCGGTCCGATCAGGAACGCCGTCAGCGGCGACGCCGCCTGCTCCACCGACTGGGCGAAGCCGAAGACCCGGCCCTGGCGCTCGAACGGCACCACCTTCTGCAGCGTCGTCTGCTCGGCGGCCTCCGCATAGGGCCCCAGCGCCATCCAGACGAAACAGCCGATCGCCAACAGGACAATCGACGACTTCAGCGGAAACACACAACATACCGCCCACGAGATCAGATTGACCAGAAGCAGGGTGCGCAGCGGGTTCTTGCCCAGCCCCGTCCTGCTGATCGCGACACCGCTGGCGATGAAGGCCACCGACAGGAAGCCGAACAGCAGCCCCCAAGTCTGCACTGACACCATCGACAGACCGTAGGCGTCCAACAGGGCCATGAAGATCCCGCCCAGGAAGTTGTTGAAGGTCGCGAACAGGATCAGGGCGAAGAGACCGGGCACGGCGGCTACGACCTTGATCGTGCCGGCGAGGTCGATCGTCCTGGGTTCGACGGGCGCCCCATGTTCGGCTTCGACACGCGGCTCATGGACCGGAACGGCCAGCAGGTGGACCAGCGCGGCGAGCGTCAAGCCGAGCGCGAAGACGAGGGCGGCGAACATGCCGCCCCAGGCCACCAGGAAGCCGCTGATCACCGAGGTGGTCAGGAAGCCGATTCCCGTCACCATGCCGACCAGACCGTTGGCCTTGTCGCGCCCGTCCTCGGGAATCAGCAGCGTCACCAGAGTGGGCAAGGCGATGGTGCGGATATTGCCGGCGATGACGCCCAGCATCGAAAGCCCGATCAGCGCCCACAGCCAGGGACGCCCGACATCGGCGATAGCGCCCTTGGGCGCCAGCAGCAGCACGGCCAGCGCCAGGGCGTAGAGCAGCAGCGACGCCACGCTGGAGCCCGCCATCGCCACCTTCTTCCGGTGATGATCGACGAGGCTGCCGAACCAAATGCCGCAGGCCGCCGTCAGCACCAGATAGACGCCCGCGATCATGCCTGTGGCGAAGACCGACTTGGTCTCCAGATAGACGTAGAAGGTCAGGGCGAACCAGATCGTGAAGTTCGTGATGTTCGCAACCAGGTTGTTGACCAGCAGGTGATGGAACGGGGTCACAAGGCGCGTCTCCAGGGCGAGGCCGGGACCCTGCCAGCGGGCTGCGCCGGAGGCAACGCGCGCTCTGCCAAGACGTACCGAACAACAGCGTTGGCGCCCCCTCGCAGGGAAACTAGGCTGCGCCGCACAAGGGCTACGGGGCGTCGAATGGCAAGCAAAATCATCCTGGGCGTAGTGGCGGCGATCGCGTGCGGGATCGGCGGCGCGCAGGCGCAGGTCATCCAGGGCGTTCCGGTCGTGGAAGCGATGAACGCCTATGTCGAACCGACTGGTCTGGTCGAGGTCGAGGCCGGTCGCCGGATTCACATTCACTGCCTGGGATCGGGCTCACCGACGGTCGTCTTCACCGCCGGCCTTGGCGGCTGGTCGGGCAGTTGGGCGCTGGTGCAGCCCGAGGTCGCCAAGACCACCCGCGCCTGCGCCTGGGACCGCGCGGGCTTTGGCCTGAGCGACGGCGACGCTCAAAACGCCCAGACCTCGGACCAGACGACACAGGACCTCGCCAAGGCCCTGGCGGCGGCGGGCGAGCGCGGGCCCTTTGTGCTGGTCGGCCATTCGGCCGGCGCGTTCGAGACCCTGACCTTCGTCGACCGTCACCGGGATCAGGCCGCCGGCGTGGTGTTCGTCGATCCGACCCGGCCGCATGACATGGCGCGCGAGGCCAAGGCCGGCCCCAAAGCCGCCGCTGCGGATCGCGCCTATTTCGCTTCCGAAGCCAAGCGCCTGCGCGATTGCGCGGCGGGTATCGAGGCTGGAACAGTCAAGACCGGCGCGCCCGCCGCCCCGTGCTTTCAATACTATCCGGAGATCCCGACCGCCGCCCAGACGGCGCTAGCGCGCCGTGACGCCGAACCCGCCCGTCTCCGCGCTCAGGCTTCCCTGTACGAGGAATACGAACCGAACGGCGAACGCGTCGCGCGCGACGGGCGAGACTGGGGCGACCTGCCGCTGATCGTCGTCAGCGCCGGCGCGGCGGCCGACGGCGGTCTCTGGAGTCCTGACGCCCGGGACGAGCACGCGGCCCTGTTCGCCGACTGGACAGATAGCCACAAGAGCCTGGCCAAACTGTCCCGTCGGGGCGAGCGTCGCGTCGCCGAGGGGGCGGGGCATCTCGTCCAACTGCAGAAGCCGCAGGTGGTGATCGAGGCGGTGCTGGCCATCGTCAAGGCGGCGCGGCCCCACTGAGGCCCTGCCGCTAGCCCCCGATCCGCTGACTAACTCGCACCCAGTCCACCTCCAGCGTCGCCGGCAAGGCGGCTTCGTCGATGCCCTTGGCGTTGAGGCTCTCGGGCCAGCGACCCCCGAAGGCGAGGTTGATGATCAGGTGAAAGGGCTGGTCGAACGGCGCGGCGCTGGCCGGCTGGCCGTCCCGCTTCCAGTCGCTCGGCGTGGCGCGGACGTACTCTCGGCCATCCAGGAACCAGACGATCGCCTCGGGCGACCACTCCACCTCATAGACATGGAAGCCGTCGGGCGAGTCCGGCAGCGGCGCGCTGGCGCTGACTTGCTTGTGGGTCCCGGCCGCGTCGGCGGCGAAGTGGATGGTGCCGAACACGCGGTTCTCGCGGCCGTCCGCGCAGGCCTCGCCCGACGGCGGACA
The DNA window shown above is from Caulobacter sp. FWC26 and carries:
- a CDS encoding MarR family winged helix-turn-helix transcriptional regulator, whose amino-acid sequence is MSTPPNRRLVFLLNAGHRRVQRWIEGKMAAEGGLTAAQSGVLFFLGERDGALIGEAADALDLAPSAMTGLIDRMARAELVERRADPKDGRAMRLHLTDKGRVARDTAKAGLRGVNAQLTEGFTDEEISVVSRWLTSLQTKFPKGDPQ
- a CDS encoding enoyl-CoA hydratase-related protein, with product MTEHVKVQIDAGVMTLTLARPEKKNALSNAMYGVLADSLEAAEQDPAIRVVVFQGDGDSFTAGNDLQDFTAQATGAFSGERHVTRFLKALAHATRPLVAAVQGQAVGVGTTMLLHCDLVFVTPDARLTTPFVNLALVPEAASSWLLPARIGHARAYAMFALGEAVDGATAVAWGLANGLADGEALRARARAAADQLAKRPLGALTVTKRLMRDAEKIAALMDTEGAEFAARLQTAEAREAFMAFAERRAPDFSKVG
- a CDS encoding SDR family NAD(P)-dependent oxidoreductase, giving the protein MSGRITSPFGAKSTAREVVAGHDLSGRVAIVTGAATGIGVETVRALALAGAEVIIAARKPELGEEVANAINEEAGSKRVSFGMLDLSSLEAIRHFANVWGDRRIDILINNAAVMASPLMRTADGFEMQFGTNHLGHFLLSVLLAPNLIAGAKASGKPSRLVSLSSIGHRRSGIHFDDPNYNTRPYEKWEAYGQAKTANSLFAVGFDKRFKDQGVHANAVMPGGILTPLQRHLPIEEQRALGWLDENDQPREGFKTTEQGAATSVWAAVGAELEGVGGLYLEDCNQALPWSKESPWTGVMPHALDPAAADRLWDLSVEIVGAGA
- a CDS encoding NAD(P)-dependent oxidoreductase, which translates into the protein MSLKNKTLFVTGASRGIGLAIAVRAARDGANVVIAAKTAEAHPKLPGTIYTAAKEIEDAGGKALPLVVDVREEASVQEAVDKAVAQFGGIDICVNNASAISLTPTLMTDMKRYDLMHQINTRGTFVTSKACIPHLKNAENPHVLMLSPPLDMSPRWFGSHVAYTMAKFGMSMCVLGMAEEFKPDGIAFNALWPRTGIATAAIQFALTGEEGLRHCRTPEIMADAAYAIFNKPSRDFSGNFLIDDTFLYGEGVRDFDPYKVDPTASLMPDFFVPESSQPPPGVKIG
- a CDS encoding TfoX/Sxy family protein — its product is MTVMAVSDDYKDFVLELLAPLGQVSARRMFGGVGVYANGLFFALIDDDVLYLKGDDALKLEFEAAGAQAFAPFEDGKTMAYWTAPTEALDDQDILLDWARKSLAVAARKQKPSPKGRGRGPR
- a CDS encoding GNAT family N-acetyltransferase, producing MTVTVRPATPADASLIHQFILDLAEYEKLLDTVQATEADTAAALFGDKARAFADIAEIDGQPVGFALWFYNYSTFVGRHGIYLEDLFVRPSARGAGAGKALLANLAKRCVDEGLGRLEWSVLDWNAPSIAFYDSLGAAAMDEWIIRRLTGEALRKLAGA
- a CDS encoding dihydroorotase — translated: MTQTFDLIVRGGEVVNHAGRGFTDIGVRGGKIVAIGDLSQASAGEVFDATGLTVLPGVIDSQVHFREPGLEWKEDLESGSRGAALGGVTAVFEMPNTEPTTTDADALADKLSRAKGRMHTDHAFYVGGTHENATFLGELERLPGCCGIKVFMGASTGSLLVQDDEGVENVLRHVNRRAAFHSEDEYRLAERRSLARPGDWTSHPEVRDAQAALQSTHRLVRIAKSLGKRIHVLHVTTKEEIDFLAQNKDVASVEVTPQHLTLVAPEAYERLKGFAQMNPPIREADHVAGIWRGIDTGVADVLGSDHAPHTREEKARPYPASPSGMPGVQTLVPIMLTHVVDGKLSLERFVDLTSHGVNRIFGLADKGRIAEGFDADFTIVDMKARRVITHDWMATRSGWTPFDGFEAKAWPVATIVRGIVVMRDDEIIAEGKGEPVRFLETLAG
- a CDS encoding folate-binding protein YgfZ; translated protein: MTAPLLARLASRAVIAVSGQDWRSFLQGLLTQDVETLAAGELRFGGLLTPQGKLLYDLFVVGTEDGALLDVATAHRDAILARLTMYRLRAKADLAASDRSVIAVFGGDISGAGLFADPRLPALGARAYDDRQTNADEDAYEAHRLALGVPGPADWGSETTYPIEANFDLLAGIDFKKGCFVGQETTSRMKRRGTIKNRMLPIVFDGPPPPFGAEVLAGELRAGEVLSGRDGRAMALLRLDRIDGAALSVDGRPVRVDRPEWMA